The following proteins are co-located in the Ancylothrix sp. D3o genome:
- a CDS encoding peptidoglycan-binding protein, translated as MQSTNNQSIQSQEFAAQLNKPVLQLGSKGNDVKELQKLLIRWNYLPNGFSIDGSFSKYVQQAVTAFQYRMFLKSDGIVGSLTWKALYTGAPVNMPTLQKGSQGEAVKTLQRALRDAGVYFGAMDGIFGEVTVAAVRTIQKNSGLVADGIVGNKTWYALSKVNARV; from the coding sequence ATGCAATCCACCAACAACCAATCAATTCAATCTCAAGAATTTGCTGCTCAATTAAATAAGCCGGTTCTCCAGTTAGGTTCTAAAGGTAATGATGTTAAAGAGTTGCAAAAGCTTTTAATTCGCTGGAATTACCTACCCAACGGTTTCTCGATTGATGGTTCTTTCTCGAAGTATGTACAACAGGCGGTTACAGCTTTTCAATACCGAATGTTTCTCAAATCGGATGGTATTGTGGGTTCGTTGACTTGGAAAGCATTATACACCGGCGCCCCTGTGAATATGCCGACTTTACAAAAAGGTTCTCAAGGCGAAGCGGTAAAAACCTTGCAACGTGCTTTACGAGATGCCGGTGTTTATTTTGGCGCAATGGACGGAATTTTTGGGGAAGTAACTGTTGCTGCGGTTCGCACAATTCAAAAAAATTCTGGTTTGGTAGCCGATGGAATTGTGGGCAATAAAACCTGGTATGCTTTGAGCAAGGTAAACGCACGAGTTTAG
- a CDS encoding putative Ig domain-containing protein codes for MTNIFISEIHYDNTGTDANEGIEITGPANTNLAGWSLVLYNGNNRNFYNTRILSGIIPNQQNNFGSLFFSYPTNGIQNGPDAIALVDNNNNVIQFLSYEGIFTAANGPAIGLTSIDISVIQNAAPLGQSLQLTGTGTTSANFSWTSATNSYGTINTGQTFPLPILPGITITETADSTNVNEENQTTDTYNISLNAAPTGQVEITISADSQTQISTDGVNFLNSISLNFPTTNPQTITVRAINDSTVENSPHTGILTHSITNSADPAYSNILTPIPNLQVNITDNETPNTPPTVNIPISDIAIVAGTAFSFKLPENIFVDADGEPLTYSVTLSDGTLLPSWLNFDALTLTFGGTSPENIQETLRFLVTAKDSAGASVSNSFNLLLNSPTPSPTPAPTETSTPTPAPTDTSTSTPTSEVFADPDVSCLCDIFPTPSSFITNPTQNSLNGSLSDDFITGTDNRESINSSLGNDTIIGKSDNDNLVGEDDNDLIFSNTGNDYIDGGKGRDTVFAGKDNDVILGSEGDDILLGEIGNDTIIGGTENDLIIGNTGHDIIDSGKGEYLIFAGKDDDIVKGYAGNDTILGNFNNDTICGGKGNDILFGNSDFHILDGCEGDDTLQCGKDNDILIGGKDNDILDGDFGSDTLSGGLGNDNFILEKAAEMDIITDLKKGEDLIILSAGLTFQELIITADINSNIISTGSELLATLNGVQPSLIDVSDFQII; via the coding sequence ATGACGAACATATTTATCAGTGAGATTCACTACGACAACACCGGCACCGATGCAAACGAAGGCATAGAAATAACTGGGCCGGCCAACACAAACCTAGCAGGTTGGAGCCTCGTTCTGTACAACGGAAATAACAGAAATTTTTATAACACTCGCATTCTTTCCGGCATAATTCCCAACCAACAAAACAACTTCGGCAGCCTATTTTTTTCTTATCCGACAAACGGCATACAAAACGGCCCTGATGCCATTGCACTTGTAGATAACAACAACAACGTTATTCAATTTCTCAGTTATGAAGGCATATTTACTGCCGCTAACGGGCCGGCCATTGGGTTAACAAGTATCGATATTAGTGTAATTCAAAACGCCGCTCCCCTCGGTCAATCTTTGCAACTAACAGGCACCGGCACCACTTCCGCAAATTTTAGCTGGACATCCGCAACAAACAGCTACGGAACTATTAACACCGGCCAAACTTTTCCCCTTCCCATTTTACCCGGAATTACAATTACCGAAACTGCCGACAGCACAAATGTAAACGAAGAAAATCAAACAACCGATACTTACAACATATCCTTAAATGCAGCCCCTACAGGACAAGTAGAAATAACAATATCAGCAGATAGCCAAACTCAAATTAGTACAGATGGCGTTAACTTTTTAAACTCAATTTCTTTAAATTTCCCCACCACAAACCCTCAAACAATTACTGTTAGAGCAATTAACGATTCAACAGTTGAAAACTCTCCTCACACCGGCATCCTCACTCACAGCATCACCAACAGTGCTGATCCGGCATACTCCAACATCCTTACACCCATCCCCAACCTGCAAGTCAACATAACAGATAATGAAACTCCGAATACTCCCCCAACTGTAAACATCCCCATTTCCGATATCGCCATTGTTGCCGGCACAGCATTTAGTTTTAAATTGCCAGAAAATATCTTTGTTGATGCCGATGGCGAGCCGCTTACCTACAGCGTAACACTTAGTGATGGAACTCTCTTACCTTCTTGGTTAAATTTTGATGCGCTAACGCTTACTTTTGGAGGCACATCACCAGAAAATATTCAAGAAACTTTGAGGTTTTTAGTAACAGCAAAAGATAGTGCCGGTGCGAGTGTTAGCAATTCTTTTAATTTGCTACTAAATTCTCCCACACCCTCGCCAACACCGGCACCCACAGAAACTTCTACGCCAACACCGGCACCAACAGACACTTCTACATCAACACCAACATCGGAAGTTTTTGCTGATCCTGATGTGAGTTGCCTGTGCGATATTTTCCCAACACCAAGCAGCTTTATTACCAACCCAACACAAAACAGTTTAAACGGTAGTTTGTCTGATGATTTTATCACCGGCACCGATAACAGAGAAAGCATTAATTCTAGCCTTGGAAATGACACAATTATCGGCAAAAGTGATAACGACAACCTGGTTGGTGAAGATGACAACGACTTGATTTTTAGCAACACCGGCAACGACTATATCGATGGCGGAAAAGGCAGAGATACAGTATTTGCAGGCAAAGATAACGATGTCATTTTAGGCAGTGAAGGAGACGATATTCTCTTAGGAGAAATTGGCAATGATACGATTATAGGCGGGACAGAAAATGACTTAATTATTGGCAACACCGGCCACGATATTATCGATAGCGGCAAAGGAGAATATCTAATATTTGCCGGTAAAGATGATGATATTGTCAAAGGTTATGCCGGCAATGATACCATACTTGGAAACTTCAACAACGATACAATTTGCGGAGGAAAAGGCAACGATATACTCTTTGGAAATAGCGATTTTCATATACTAGATGGCTGTGAGGGAGACGATACACTTCAATGCGGAAAAGATAACGATATTCTGATTGGCGGAAAAGATAATGATATCCTCGATGGCGACTTCGGCAGTGACACCCTCAGCGGCGGACTAGGAAACGACAACTTTATATTAGAAAAAGCAGCCGAGATGGATATCATCACCGATTTAAAAAAGGGGGAAGACTTGATCATTTTAAGTGCCGGTTTAACCTTCCAAGAATTAATAATTACTGCCGATATTAACTCTAATATTATCAGCACAGGTTCCGAATTACTTGCCACTCTTAACGGCGTTCAACCTTCCCTTATCGATGTGTCTGATTTCCAAATAATTTAG
- a CDS encoding Rpn family recombination-promoting nuclease/putative transposase has product MAYDNTCKFLAERYPVDFARWLLSVETTDIQVIKTELNQEPIRADSLTFLQILSSILHLEFQTLPVSTPPLPFRMLDYSVRLKRQYNCDVEQVVIFLKPTNSEIAFTEMYQDRTTTHRYRVIRLWEQDPAIFLGNPGLLPFASLTRSDAPEMLLSQVAEQVARIESTSERENISACAYVLAGLRFEDRLIQQLLRSDLMRESVTYQAILEEGRVEGRREALQQGLQQGLQQGKQEEAASLIIRQLVRRVGGVDEQLRQQIQSLSLPKLEELGEALLDFSQLSDLIAWLQENS; this is encoded by the coding sequence TTGGCTTACGATAACACTTGTAAGTTTTTAGCAGAAAGATACCCAGTGGATTTTGCTCGCTGGTTGCTGTCCGTTGAAACGACAGATATCCAGGTCATCAAGACGGAGTTAAACCAAGAACCAATTCGTGCTGATTCTCTGACTTTTCTGCAAATTTTGTCATCAATTCTGCACCTTGAATTTCAAACGTTGCCGGTTTCTACGCCCCCGCTACCTTTCCGAATGCTGGATTATTCAGTGAGGCTAAAACGTCAATATAATTGTGACGTTGAGCAGGTTGTCATTTTCTTAAAACCGACAAATTCTGAGATTGCTTTTACTGAAATGTATCAAGATCGAACTACGACGCATCGCTATCGGGTGATTCGTTTGTGGGAACAAGATCCGGCTATTTTTTTAGGGAATCCTGGGTTACTTCCCTTTGCGAGTTTAACACGGAGTGATGCGCCGGAAATGTTGCTCTCCCAAGTGGCGGAGCAAGTCGCTAGAATAGAGTCAACTTCGGAACGCGAGAATATTAGTGCTTGTGCTTATGTTCTGGCGGGTTTACGGTTTGAAGACCGATTAATTCAACAATTATTGAGGAGCGATCTTATGCGCGAATCTGTCACTTATCAAGCTATTCTTGAGGAAGGCCGAGTCGAAGGCCGGCGAGAAGCACTCCAACAAGGACTCCAACAAGGACTCCAACAAGGAAAACAAGAGGAAGCTGCATCACTTATTATACGCCAGCTTGTACGCCGTGTTGGGGGTGTAGATGAGCAATTGCGACAGCAAATTCAAAGCTTATCTTTACCGAAATTAGAGGAGTTAGGAGAGGCGCTTTTGGATTTTTCTCAACTTTCGGATTTAATTGCGTGGTTGCAGGAAAATTCCTAG
- a CDS encoding EcsC family protein, with product MSVNTIENARLFKPTICNIDGEQKKGKVLAVATWVDRQQVCFLVEGLSMGEWVPVSALVDSETVIQPQVKQNEQKIHKKAQQEAQQEAEQDVNYLVKWITDVQQAVTNKATKDIETTLYFVTESQKFISQNIEAGGQAVGEAGQEALQFISLAFKGTEKAIADLVQPIIILWNGIWVERIVEGLIKVDAEKAKKNVNKIKEDHPDRSPALIAQILINEKAIWSTATGLLNLVPGVGLLLDFGTTTPLLIQMVYEIAYAYGEDIKNPEKSSEILAILGLTLTADTLPKLGLAFLLKNTPTASWAVSPFVNAMAFLAVGYAACEYYEAKKAMPSAASFAAEYQTLEVKVQAYIKELISEKSQIQKVIDKALSVKEQLPAT from the coding sequence ATGAGTGTAAATACGATAGAGAACGCAAGGCTATTTAAACCAACCATCTGTAATATCGATGGAGAGCAAAAAAAAGGGAAAGTCCTGGCAGTAGCTACCTGGGTAGACAGGCAACAAGTCTGTTTCCTTGTTGAAGGGCTTTCGATGGGAGAATGGGTGCCGGTTTCAGCACTTGTTGACTCAGAAACAGTAATTCAGCCACAAGTTAAACAAAACGAGCAAAAAATCCATAAAAAAGCCCAACAAGAAGCCCAACAAGAGGCGGAACAAGATGTTAATTATCTCGTGAAGTGGATAACGGATGTTCAGCAAGCCGTAACGAATAAAGCCACAAAAGATATTGAAACAACACTTTACTTTGTGACGGAAAGCCAAAAATTTATCTCGCAAAATATTGAAGCCGGTGGGCAAGCTGTCGGAGAGGCCGGTCAAGAGGCTTTACAGTTCATCTCTTTAGCTTTTAAAGGAACTGAAAAAGCAATTGCAGATTTAGTGCAACCGATCATTATTTTGTGGAACGGAATCTGGGTAGAGCGTATTGTTGAGGGGTTGATAAAAGTTGATGCAGAAAAAGCAAAGAAAAATGTCAACAAAATTAAGGAAGATCACCCAGATCGCTCACCAGCACTTATTGCTCAGATACTCATTAATGAAAAGGCAATTTGGTCAACAGCCACAGGCTTGCTTAATCTGGTGCCAGGCGTAGGATTGTTATTAGACTTTGGTACTACTACCCCCTTACTCATCCAAATGGTTTACGAAATTGCCTATGCCTATGGTGAAGATATCAAAAACCCCGAAAAATCTAGTGAAATTTTAGCAATTTTGGGTTTGACTTTGACGGCTGATACTTTACCAAAATTAGGTCTCGCTTTTTTACTCAAAAACACTCCTACTGCAAGCTGGGCGGTCAGTCCATTTGTGAATGCAATGGCATTCTTAGCGGTTGGTTATGCTGCTTGCGAGTATTATGAAGCTAAAAAAGCAATGCCAAGCGCTGCGAGTTTTGCGGCAGAATATCAAACTCTTGAGGTGAAAGTTCAAGCTTATATTAAGGAACTTATCTCTGAAAAGTCACAGATCCAGAAGGTTATCGATAAAGCTTTGTCTGTAAAAGAGCAACTTCCTGCAACCTAA
- a CDS encoding retroviral-like aspartic protease family protein, with translation MPSPTNTQMGKVTTTITVTNEVDQILAERGFIPVDQIRSITLHNVLVDTGATRLCLPAEIISQLGLTPVGEIVVKTAAGNRTVRVFKNAALNVEGREGSYSCIELPGGEDPLLGVFPLEDLALEPDLKNQCLRHLPIDGNDTYHTIY, from the coding sequence ATGCCATCCCCAACCAACACCCAAATGGGAAAAGTCACCACCACAATCACCGTCACAAACGAAGTAGATCAAATCCTTGCAGAAAGAGGATTCATCCCCGTCGATCAAATTCGCTCCATCACCCTGCATAACGTCCTCGTAGACACCGGCGCCACCCGCCTTTGTCTCCCCGCAGAAATCATCAGTCAACTTGGCTTAACCCCAGTCGGAGAAATAGTAGTAAAAACCGCAGCCGGCAACCGAACAGTCCGCGTCTTCAAAAATGCAGCCTTGAACGTAGAAGGACGAGAAGGCTCTTATAGTTGTATTGAACTCCCAGGAGGTGAAGACCCCTTACTCGGTGTATTTCCCCTAGAAGACTTAGCCCTAGAACCCGACTTAAAAAACCAATGCCTCCGACACTTACCCATAGACGGAAACGACACCTACCACACCATTTATTAA
- a CDS encoding phycobilisome rod-core linker polypeptide — MSVKASGGSLVARPQLYQTVPVATISSAEQQDRFLQRGELSELETYFKSGAKRLEIAEILTKNSELIVSRAANRIFTGGSPMAYFEKPAEPVKTAAAPVMNTKEGMKLGTVTYVDAKGGGFFEGLKGLFTLSPGGGPLPPGFQPINIARYGPSNMSKSLRDLSWFLRYLTYAIVAGDPNIIAVNTRGLREIIENACSTPATLVALQEMRAASLGYFRQDEDAKNIVGQYFEVLISEFKAPTPSNKVRQRESNDQQGLELPQIYSNAAERRPKFAMKPGLSSSEKNDAVKAAYRQVFERDITRAYGLGISDLESKVKNGEISMKEFIRRLAKSPLYRSQFFTPFINSRALELAFRHILGRAPSSREEVQKYFSIVSTGGLAALIDALVDSQEYADYFGEETVPYLRGLGQEAQECRNWGPQFDLFNYSAPFRKIPQFITLYASYEQPLPDQHPYGSGNDPLEIQFGAIFPKETRNPSSAPAPFSKDTRRILIRRGAGIENQLSNPAARGNNPGSLGPKVFKLDQIPSGTMKYGKRGATPVQGVSVKYSESSTQAIIRAAYLQVFGRDVYEGQRQKVAEIKLENGEITMKEFIRLLAKSDIFRKMYWTSLYVCKAIEYIHRRLLGRPTYGRQEMNAYFDLCSKKGFYALVDAIIDSKEYEEAFGEDTVPYERYLTPAGQSLRSLRVGTIADKGAKAPEAETTPRFVELGAVPERSPAEVDMRLAQGVQKRREQTKVFKLTNRTPAEAQTVIQAAYRQIFERDLNPYVIKNEFTALESKLRNGEITVKEFIEGLGCSSLYVKEFYAPYPNTKVIELGTKHFLGRAPRDQAEIRKYNQILASQGIRGFIGAMVNSMEYLQAFNEDVVPYRRYPTLPAANFPNTERLYNQLTKQNEDLVVPSFVPVSSDANMTAKLPLTSKAMASMPGKSDLVGVGRSVSAEGVKPVAATNAARIYRISEGMDANEWSLAIEAIYRQVMDVYSAQIPAEFRLADAEASLRAGEISVREFVRALVCSEAYRERFVVAFPQAKAAELMCRHVLGRMPAVAEVAQCEKLMAECGVPAAVAMLLDGAEYARYFGENVVPYKR, encoded by the coding sequence ATGAGTGTAAAAGCAAGTGGTGGAAGCTTAGTAGCACGTCCGCAACTATATCAAACCGTACCAGTCGCAACCATATCGAGCGCCGAACAGCAAGACCGTTTTTTGCAAAGAGGCGAACTCAGCGAACTGGAAACCTACTTTAAATCTGGAGCCAAGCGCCTTGAAATTGCGGAAATTCTGACAAAAAACTCAGAGTTAATCGTCTCAAGAGCAGCAAACCGGATTTTCACCGGCGGTTCGCCGATGGCCTACTTTGAAAAACCCGCAGAGCCCGTGAAAACGGCAGCGGCGCCAGTAATGAATACCAAAGAAGGCATGAAACTGGGAACCGTCACCTATGTGGATGCCAAAGGCGGCGGATTTTTCGAGGGATTAAAAGGACTGTTTACCCTGTCTCCGGGTGGTGGCCCCTTGCCTCCTGGGTTCCAACCGATTAACATTGCTCGCTATGGCCCAAGCAACATGAGCAAATCCCTACGGGATTTAAGCTGGTTCTTGCGCTATCTAACCTATGCTATTGTGGCCGGTGATCCAAACATCATCGCCGTCAACACTCGCGGGTTACGGGAAATTATCGAAAACGCCTGCTCGACACCGGCAACGCTTGTGGCGCTGCAAGAAATGCGGGCCGCGTCCTTGGGGTATTTTAGACAAGACGAAGATGCTAAAAATATCGTAGGTCAGTATTTTGAAGTGCTGATCAGCGAATTTAAGGCTCCCACACCTTCTAACAAAGTCCGTCAGCGTGAGAGCAACGACCAACAAGGTTTAGAACTGCCGCAAATTTATTCCAATGCAGCCGAACGCCGGCCTAAATTTGCGATGAAGCCTGGTTTGTCGTCTTCTGAGAAAAATGATGCCGTCAAGGCTGCCTACCGGCAAGTGTTTGAGCGCGATATTACCCGCGCCTACGGCTTGGGAATTTCTGATTTAGAATCCAAAGTTAAAAACGGCGAAATCTCCATGAAGGAGTTTATCCGCCGGCTTGCCAAGTCTCCTTTGTATCGCAGTCAATTCTTTACGCCGTTTATCAATAGCCGCGCTTTGGAGTTGGCTTTCCGTCATATCTTAGGCCGTGCGCCGTCTTCGCGTGAAGAAGTGCAAAAATACTTCTCCATCGTGTCTACGGGTGGTTTAGCGGCTTTGATAGATGCGTTGGTAGACTCGCAAGAATACGCGGATTATTTTGGCGAAGAAACTGTGCCTTACTTGCGTGGTTTGGGTCAAGAGGCCCAAGAATGCCGCAACTGGGGGCCACAGTTTGATTTGTTTAACTACAGTGCGCCGTTCCGCAAAATTCCTCAGTTCATTACGCTTTATGCGTCTTATGAGCAGCCGTTGCCTGATCAACACCCCTACGGTAGTGGGAATGATCCGCTGGAAATTCAGTTTGGGGCTATTTTCCCGAAAGAAACTCGGAACCCCAGCAGCGCACCGGCACCGTTTAGTAAGGATACCCGCCGGATTTTAATTCGTCGCGGTGCAGGAATTGAAAACCAACTCAGCAACCCAGCCGCACGGGGCAATAATCCGGGTAGTTTGGGGCCGAAGGTCTTCAAGTTGGATCAAATTCCTAGCGGCACCATGAAGTACGGTAAGCGCGGTGCGACGCCGGTACAGGGTGTGAGCGTTAAGTATTCGGAAAGCTCAACCCAAGCGATAATCAGAGCAGCTTATCTGCAAGTTTTTGGCCGTGATGTATATGAGGGTCAACGCCAAAAGGTTGCGGAAATTAAGCTGGAAAACGGCGAAATTACGATGAAGGAGTTTATTCGGCTTTTGGCGAAGTCGGATATTTTCCGCAAGATGTACTGGACTTCGCTTTATGTTTGTAAGGCGATTGAGTATATCCACCGGCGTTTGTTGGGCCGTCCGACCTATGGACGCCAAGAGATGAATGCTTATTTTGATCTTTGCTCGAAGAAGGGTTTCTACGCTTTGGTGGATGCCATTATTGATAGCAAGGAGTATGAGGAGGCATTTGGTGAGGATACGGTGCCTTATGAGCGTTATTTGACGCCGGCCGGTCAATCGCTGCGGTCGCTGCGTGTTGGTACGATTGCTGATAAGGGTGCGAAGGCTCCTGAAGCGGAAACGACTCCTCGCTTTGTGGAGTTGGGTGCTGTGCCTGAGCGTTCGCCGGCTGAGGTGGATATGCGTTTGGCTCAAGGTGTCCAGAAACGTCGTGAGCAAACGAAGGTGTTTAAGCTGACGAACCGGACACCGGCTGAGGCTCAAACGGTGATTCAGGCTGCTTACCGGCAAATCTTTGAGCGTGATTTGAATCCTTACGTTATTAAGAATGAGTTCACGGCTTTGGAAAGTAAGCTGCGGAACGGGGAAATCACCGTTAAGGAGTTTATTGAGGGGTTGGGTTGTTCCAGCCTGTACGTTAAGGAGTTCTATGCGCCTTATCCGAATACTAAGGTGATTGAACTGGGGACGAAGCATTTCCTCGGACGTGCGCCGCGTGATCAGGCTGAGATTCGGAAGTATAACCAGATTTTGGCTTCGCAGGGTATTCGTGGGTTCATCGGTGCGATGGTGAACAGTATGGAGTATTTGCAGGCGTTTAATGAGGATGTGGTGCCTTACCGCCGCTATCCAACTTTGCCGGCTGCGAATTTCCCGAATACTGAGCGGTTGTATAACCAGTTGACGAAGCAGAATGAGGATTTGGTTGTTCCTTCGTTTGTGCCGGTGAGTTCGGATGCGAATATGACGGCTAAGTTGCCTTTGACTTCTAAGGCGATGGCGTCTATGCCTGGTAAGAGTGATTTGGTGGGTGTTGGCCGGTCGGTTTCTGCTGAGGGTGTGAAGCCTGTGGCGGCGACGAATGCGGCTCGGATCTATCGGATCTCTGAGGGTATGGATGCGAATGAGTGGAGTTTGGCGATTGAGGCTATCTACCGTCAGGTGATGGATGTCTATTCTGCACAGATTCCTGCTGAGTTCCGTTTAGCGGATGCTGAGGCTAGTTTGCGTGCCGGTGAGATTTCGGTGCGTGAGTTTGTGCGTGCTTTAGTGTGCTCTGAGGCATACCGTGAGCGGTTTGTGGTGGCGTTCCCGCAGGCTAAGGCGGCTGAGTTGATGTGCCGTCATGTGCTGGGACGTATGCCGGCGGTTGCTGAGGTTGCTCAATGTGAGAAGCTGATGGCGGAGTGCGGTGTGCCTGCTGCGGTTGCGATGTTGCTTGATGGTGCTGAATATGCTCGCTATTTTGGTGAGAATGTGGTGCCTTACAAGCGCTAA
- a CDS encoding bifunctional 2-polyprenyl-6-hydroxyphenol methylase/3-demethylubiquinol 3-O-methyltransferase UbiG: MTNSQEISAAVSRLYDTYPFPPEPLLDEAPPGYNWRWSWPAAYAFCTGSYPETLKPRILDAGCGTGVGTEYLVHLNPEASVTGIDLSGGALEVAKERCRRSGADRVQFQHLSLYDCAQLEGEFDLINCVGVLHHLPEPIRGIKALASKLAPGGLMHIFVYAELGRWEIQLMQKAISLLQADKRGDYQDGVKVGRQIFASLPQNNRLVKREKERWSMENMRDANFADMYVHPQEIDYNVETLFELIDASGLEFIGFSNPEYWNLNRLLGSEPALIERAKSLNKKEYYRLVELLDPENITHYEFFLGRAPVAKINWDEDEKLMKARPVVSPCLQGWPSQQVFDYNYQVVELSDGEFAFMQACDSNKTVEEILKQVTVELNEVRSLQNRQLILLKQE; this comes from the coding sequence ATGACGAATTCTCAAGAAATTAGCGCGGCGGTGAGTCGGCTTTATGATACTTACCCTTTTCCCCCTGAACCTCTGCTTGATGAAGCTCCACCGGGTTATAACTGGCGTTGGAGTTGGCCTGCTGCTTATGCTTTTTGCACCGGCTCCTATCCCGAAACTTTAAAGCCTCGTATTCTTGATGCCGGTTGTGGTACAGGTGTAGGTACTGAGTATCTGGTTCATCTTAACCCCGAAGCTTCTGTGACTGGTATTGATTTGAGCGGCGGGGCGCTGGAGGTGGCAAAGGAACGCTGCCGCAGATCGGGTGCAGATCGTGTCCAGTTCCAGCACTTGAGTTTGTATGATTGTGCCCAGCTTGAGGGGGAGTTTGATTTAATTAATTGTGTGGGAGTGCTGCATCATTTACCTGAGCCGATACGGGGAATTAAGGCTTTGGCTTCTAAGCTTGCTCCGGGGGGGTTGATGCACATTTTTGTCTATGCTGAGTTGGGCCGGTGGGAAATTCAGCTTATGCAAAAGGCAATTTCTTTGCTCCAAGCCGACAAGCGCGGCGATTATCAAGATGGCGTTAAGGTTGGCAGACAAATTTTTGCTTCTTTACCACAAAACAACCGTCTTGTCAAGCGCGAAAAAGAACGGTGGTCAATGGAAAATATGCGGGATGCCAATTTTGCGGATATGTATGTTCATCCCCAAGAAATTGATTACAATGTTGAGACTTTATTTGAGTTAATCGATGCTTCTGGGTTAGAGTTTATTGGTTTTTCTAATCCTGAATATTGGAATTTAAACCGGCTTTTAGGTAGTGAACCGGCCTTAATTGAACGGGCAAAAAGTTTAAATAAAAAGGAATATTACCGGCTGGTTGAGTTGTTAGATCCAGAGAATATTACGCATTATGAGTTTTTCTTGGGTCGGGCGCCGGTGGCTAAAATTAATTGGGATGAAGATGAAAAGCTTATGAAAGCTAGGCCGGTGGTTTCACCTTGTCTTCAGGGTTGGCCTTCTCAACAAGTGTTTGATTACAACTATCAAGTTGTTGAATTATCAGATGGCGAATTTGCCTTTATGCAAGCTTGTGATAGTAATAAAACTGTTGAGGAAATTTTGAAGCAAGTTACTGTAGAGTTAAACGAAGTAAGAAGTCTACAAAACCGGCAGTTAATCTTATTAAAACAAGAATAA
- a CDS encoding pentapeptide repeat-containing protein: MTLTTEAQEKTLNQIPEEIFTQLLLSRNNLSGIELIKVNLSEANLVGAELSSANLSGSKLKGANLSYAKLLQVNLQNADCAEASLFEANLSNAQLAKINLCGAFLWRAKLTRTNLLAASLCETDLSEADLSFAQLTEASLIGAYLVKTNLSEAKLCGAKLQEANLTRANLCNADLRWANLTGADLTEANLEGANLYGANLTDAKLFNTIMPNGAILPNNLAVA; encoded by the coding sequence GTGACCCTGACAACTGAAGCCCAAGAAAAAACCTTAAACCAAATACCTGAAGAAATTTTTACACAACTATTGCTCAGCCGAAACAACCTCAGCGGCATCGAATTAATAAAAGTAAACTTAAGCGAAGCAAACTTAGTAGGAGCAGAATTATCTAGTGCAAACCTCAGCGGAAGCAAACTCAAAGGAGCTAACCTAAGCTACGCCAAACTTTTACAAGTTAACTTACAAAATGCAGACTGCGCCGAAGCCAGTTTATTTGAAGCCAATCTCAGTAATGCTCAACTCGCTAAAATTAACCTTTGCGGAGCCTTCCTCTGGAGAGCTAAACTAACCAGAACCAATCTTTTAGCAGCCTCTCTCTGTGAAACTGACCTAAGCGAAGCTGATCTAAGTTTTGCTCAACTCACAGAAGCCTCTCTGATAGGAGCTTATTTAGTAAAAACTAACCTCTCTGAGGCCAAACTCTGCGGAGCTAAACTACAAGAAGCTAACCTCACCCGCGCAAACCTCTGTAATGCAGACCTCCGCTGGGCCAACTTAACGGGAGCCGACTTAACCGAAGCCAACCTCGAAGGTGCAAACCTCTACGGCGCAAATCTTACGGATGCCAAACTCTTCAATACCATCATGCCTAACGGGGCTATTTTACCAAACAATTTGGCGGTTGCTTAA